The following proteins are encoded in a genomic region of Zea mays cultivar B73 chromosome 9, Zm-B73-REFERENCE-NAM-5.0, whole genome shotgun sequence:
- the LOC100279117 gene encoding Cyclin-dependent protein kinase inhibitor SMR1, with product MSASPEFYKPAPPAFSPPTLLLHGAGADDSAAAATMWQEDQDYRCRTPTGGESQVKPPGTCPPAPRKPRAPAACRKRLFEVEVLSLRLEELEQLFWRPRPAPPPPPPAQKKKRRRVACTGPNKKSI from the coding sequence ATGTCCGCGTCGCCGGAGTTCTACAAGCCAGCGCCGCCGGCGTTCTCGCCGCCGACGCTCCTCCTGCACGGGGCAGGGGCGGACGACAGCGCCGCCGCCGCGACCATGTGGCAGGAGGATCAGGACTACCGCTGCCGGACGCCGACGGGCGGCGAGAGCCAGGTGAAGCCGCCGGGGACGTGCCCGCCGGCGCCGCGGAAGCCGCGGGCGCCCGCGGCGTGCCGGAAGCGCCTGTTCGAGGTCGAAGTGCTCAGCCTGCGGCTGGAGGAGCTGGAGCAGCTCTTCtggcgcccgcgccccgcgcctccgccgccgccgcccgcccagAAGAAGAAGCGCCGGAGGGTGGCCTGCACGGGGCCCAACAAGAAGAGCATCTAG